The Alnus glutinosa chromosome 3, dhAlnGlut1.1, whole genome shotgun sequence nucleotide sequence gCCGGCGGTATTCCGGCAACCGAATTCCGGCGGCTGGCGGTATTCGGGcaaccggattccggcagccggcaggattccggtggtcggattccgacgccggcattattccagtgacttgatgatgccggataccggtgctgcctattttcgaacgaccgactattataggatttggacagtcagatatcaaacgtgcgtgcaaggacgaagaatataattttggaaaacgatttacggttttaaaaaccgtaaatcgttttctaaaaattaaagaaggttttacggtcaaaccgaaaatgattttcgttgaccgttattttcgcccctaccaaacaccgtaaaataccgaaatcatttttcggaaatcattttacgccgaaacaaacggagcattaatgaAACCTATTTTCCTATTTGATTTGAAATATAagccaagaaaaataatatagcTACTTCTTCTAAATTCATTATTAGATTTATAggacaaatttaatgataaattcaaAACTTAATTTATAGAGATGCGTAAAAAATCAATGcgtaccattttttttaagagaaatccTCGATTTTGGAGAAGGGActcataataaataaatcagtagGTGCCCACACCTTATCAAAACTCGAGATTGACCAGTTCCCATCCTCTAGAAGTCCCCCTCCCAAAGTTGACTGCTGACGTCACCCAAAAACGAAGAAAAAGCCCCTCCAAATTtgcctaaaaattataaaacagaaaacagaaGCCAACCCAAACACCAAGTCTTCTTCCTCCCGACCTCTCCTTCTCCCAGATTCTCAcgcctattattattattattttcacccaattccctcctttttcttttcatacaataattcttttttttttttttttcttttttatttcttctaaagCTTTCATCTTTGAGGTTTTGATTCACCATGTCTTCCATCTCGCAAGGCCTGGTCTTGGCCACCGCCATGGTCGTCTCCAGCACCGCTCTTTTCCTTGCTTATTGCCGGCAAAAGTCTTTTACGGCACCCCATCTTCCGGAGAATCAAAATTCGCAGCCGCCTGAAGAGAAAATTCTACGCTCTTGCTTATTATGTTCAGGTactgttttttcctttttcccatttcagcttttttatattcttgTGTCCAATCTTTCGATCGGTTAGTAAGTGTTTGGGTGCTTAATTTCTCTTGTTGTTGCAGAGGACAAGAAAAGGgacagaaagaagaagaaagtgcaATTTGCTGAGAATGTGAAGGAGCCGAGTGGAAATGGCGAGGAATACAGGAAGGGGCACATGAAGCCGAGCGAGGTTGAAAGAATTTGCAGAATCGAAATCCGGGAAGTTCGTCGAATGCCGGATAATCGGACTGCTTTGTACAGTGGAATTCTCAAGAACCGTGTCCAACGTATGCAGTGCTCGTATTgatcattagaattttcaaaaaaaattcttcttgctTTTCTTGTTGACTgaccagaaaaacaaaaacaaatcttGGGTTTAATTTCTGTGGTTGTAAATACTTGGGCTTggggcttcttcttcttctctaaaatgagaaaatattgGGCAAAGATTTGTTTCTGATCTAAATTTCTGTTGATTCTATAGATTTCAGAGGTTGAATTTTAATAACTcagttttaatttgttcttttattaattttctgGAAATTAAGGATTTTGGTGGAccacaataaattatttatttatttattaattaaataaagcaggtCATTTTCTGGGAATTTTTGGATTACTCTAGGGAGTCAATTCTCGGAAGT carries:
- the LOC133864396 gene encoding uncharacterized protein LOC133864396, translating into MSSISQGLVLATAMVVSSTALFLAYCRQKSFTAPHLPENQNSQPPEEKILRSCLLCSEDKKRDRKKKKVQFAENVKEPSGNGEEYRKGHMKPSEVERICRIEIREVRRMPDNRTALYSGILKNRVQRMQCSY